Proteins from one Deinococcus actinosclerus genomic window:
- a CDS encoding tetratricopeptide repeat protein, with product MNRRNMTGGLLGLMLMLAPASAQTAPATPATPSAAPAAARPIPAANYVAVGGYYYEQGQFDQAYVAYRAAAELEPNSPAALLGLGRSQVKLRLYSAGITTLKKLVTLDSRNFDAYISLSQAYVQQFIGAGDRTVVSSNLGEALRTLQDAEALAQGATQNRDLLLSRVWNERGYVYKLQGDAPKAITAFKQAIALNGDNAILLYNLGDMYYATGNIPLALDNLQQAVILDPRDPFNRAYYAKLLALSGNVTAAKPEAAQAARLAPKNAYAVGQYGVVSYLARDAVTARAQLNQAVALDPLRYPEFYFYLGRLSLDAGDLKAAREQFTRAAALGSQNAEYAYYLGLSYERGAGAVAPDRLKARENYERALKLTPGYKDAQDALNRVR from the coding sequence GTGAATCGACGCAACATGACCGGCGGACTGCTGGGCCTCATGCTGATGCTGGCCCCGGCCAGCGCCCAGACCGCGCCCGCCACCCCCGCCACCCCCAGCGCCGCTCCGGCGGCCGCCCGCCCCATTCCGGCCGCGAACTACGTCGCCGTGGGTGGCTACTACTACGAACAGGGTCAGTTCGACCAGGCCTACGTCGCCTACCGCGCCGCCGCGGAACTCGAACCGAACAGCCCCGCCGCGCTGCTGGGCCTGGGCCGCTCACAGGTCAAACTGCGCCTGTACAGCGCCGGCATCACCACGCTGAAAAAGCTCGTGACCCTCGACAGCCGCAACTTCGACGCGTACATCTCGCTGTCACAGGCGTACGTGCAGCAGTTCATCGGTGCCGGTGACCGCACGGTCGTCAGCAGCAACCTCGGCGAGGCGCTGCGGACCCTGCAGGACGCCGAGGCGCTGGCGCAGGGCGCCACGCAGAACCGCGACCTGCTGCTCAGCCGCGTGTGGAACGAGCGCGGCTACGTGTACAAACTCCAGGGCGACGCCCCCAAGGCCATCACGGCCTTCAAGCAGGCCATCGCCCTGAACGGCGACAACGCCATCCTGCTGTACAACCTGGGCGACATGTACTACGCCACCGGCAACATTCCCCTGGCGCTCGACAACCTGCAGCAGGCCGTGATCCTCGACCCGCGCGACCCCTTCAACCGCGCCTACTACGCCAAGCTGCTCGCCCTGAGCGGCAACGTCACCGCCGCCAAGCCCGAGGCGGCCCAGGCCGCGCGGCTCGCCCCGAAGAACGCCTACGCAGTCGGGCAGTACGGCGTGGTCAGCTACCTGGCGCGCGACGCCGTCACCGCCCGCGCGCAGCTGAACCAGGCCGTGGCCCTCGATCCCCTGCGTTACCCGGAGTTCTACTTCTACCTGGGCCGCCTGTCGCTGGACGCCGGTGACCTGAAGGCCGCCCGCGAGCAGTTCACCCGGGCCGCCGCGCTCGGCAGCCAGAACGCCGAGTACGCCTACTACCTGGGCCTGAGCTACGAGCGGGGCGCCGGGGCCGTCGCGCCGGACCGCCTGAAAGCCCGCGAGAACTACGAGCGGGCCCTCAAGCTCACCCCGGGCTACAAGGACGCGCAGGACGCCCTGAACCGCGTCCGCTGA
- the coaE gene encoding dephospho-CoA kinase (Dephospho-CoA kinase (CoaE) performs the final step in coenzyme A biosynthesis.), whose protein sequence is MSVPRRIGLTGSIGAGKSTVAALLRARGLTVLDADEQARLVTQEAEVLARLEARFPGVVRGGSLDRAALAAQVFGDAAALADLNAITHPRVRARMAALEAQAAAGGAQVVVQDVPLLFEGGLAAQMDGVIVVDAPLPLRVARVQARSGLSEAEIRARDARQWPAAQKRARATAVLENDGDLGHLEAQLDRALKRLGIGGPPPAQ, encoded by the coding sequence ATGAGCGTGCCCAGGCGGATTGGACTGACCGGTTCTATCGGGGCGGGCAAGAGTACCGTCGCGGCCCTGCTGCGCGCCCGGGGCCTGACCGTCCTCGACGCCGACGAGCAGGCGCGGCTGGTCACGCAGGAAGCGGAGGTGCTGGCCCGGCTGGAGGCCCGGTTTCCCGGCGTGGTGCGCGGCGGGAGCCTCGACCGCGCCGCGCTGGCCGCGCAGGTCTTCGGGGACGCGGCGGCGCTGGCGGACCTGAACGCGATCACGCACCCGCGCGTGCGCGCCCGCATGGCGGCCCTGGAGGCGCAGGCAGCGGCCGGCGGCGCGCAGGTGGTGGTCCAGGACGTCCCGCTGCTGTTCGAGGGGGGTCTGGCGGCCCAGATGGACGGGGTGATCGTGGTGGACGCCCCGCTGCCGCTGCGTGTCGCGCGGGTGCAGGCGCGCAGCGGCCTGAGCGAGGCCGAGATCCGCGCCCGGGACGCCCGGCAGTGGCCGGCGGCGCAGAAGCGGGCGCGGGCGACGGCCGTGCTGGAGAACGACGGTGACCTGGGGCACCTGGAGGCGCAGCTGGACCGCGCCCTGAAGCGCCTGGGCATCGGTGGGCCGCCGCCTGCACAGTGA
- a CDS encoding DUF4258 domain-containing protein yields the protein MAASADLLALRAQLSRAEKAARRAPPPTPARPARVQAPLKPQRQAELSGVSTDDFSLAQAHARLRDAVYDGRYHLCPHAIGHARAEGFLEHDVLNVLLTGRVRAVYTEERRWLVCGYFEACGVALPLHVVAQPQRDGHVDIVTAFVPKHPHHIISRARLAVMLRYDDEQVRARTAPAGNRVGHRGKGRWKKSA from the coding sequence CTGGCCGCCAGCGCCGACCTGCTTGCCCTGCGTGCCCAGCTGTCCCGCGCCGAGAAGGCCGCCCGGCGCGCGCCGCCCCCCACGCCCGCCCGCCCCGCCCGGGTACAGGCGCCGCTGAAACCACAGCGGCAGGCCGAACTCAGCGGGGTCAGCACCGACGACTTCAGCCTCGCGCAGGCGCACGCCCGGCTGCGCGACGCCGTGTACGACGGTCGCTACCACCTGTGCCCGCACGCCATCGGCCACGCCCGCGCCGAGGGGTTCCTCGAGCACGACGTGCTGAACGTCCTGCTGACCGGCCGCGTGCGTGCCGTGTACACCGAGGAGCGCCGCTGGCTGGTCTGCGGGTACTTCGAGGCCTGCGGCGTGGCGCTGCCGCTGCACGTCGTGGCGCAGCCGCAACGCGACGGGCACGTGGACATCGTCACGGCGTTCGTGCCCAAGCACCCCCACCACATCATCAGCCGCGCCCGGCTGGCCGTCATGCTCCGCTACGACGACGAGCAGGTCCGTGCCCGCACCGCCCCCGCCGGCAACCGCGTCGGGCACCGGGGCAAGGGCCGCTGGAAGAAGAGCGCCTGA
- a CDS encoding GNAT family N-acetyltransferase, which translates to MLATDVPDVLALLTWMDDAPEREVFSPDARDPRELQTECEDNLCLVDVDEEGVLAYCALSPFRDGLVLEGPVSDGGHVQALLGRALAHTDGLPVYAFSAQDNVPVRAALEAAGFAPMHTTDFYSAPLSHLTPQACAPAGHRIARKLPIAAYRELFKSSEDAWAGRLTWTPEQFDGHFARDDVRLVALLRGDRPVGFAELEFCPEDARADVTYLAVHPAERGQGYGLKLLALAAAEADTHPEVRTLRVRAHDHMKPARALYARAGFTHCRSIVTYMRDGDEDV; encoded by the coding sequence ATGCTGGCCACCGATGTCCCCGACGTGCTCGCCCTGCTCACCTGGATGGACGACGCCCCCGAACGCGAGGTCTTCTCCCCCGACGCCCGCGACCCGCGCGAGTTGCAGACCGAATGCGAGGACAACCTCTGCCTGGTGGACGTGGATGAGGAGGGCGTCCTGGCGTACTGCGCGCTGTCACCCTTCCGGGACGGCCTGGTCCTGGAGGGGCCGGTCAGTGACGGCGGGCATGTGCAGGCGCTGCTGGGCCGGGCACTGGCCCACACCGACGGCCTGCCGGTCTACGCGTTCTCGGCGCAGGACAACGTGCCGGTGCGCGCGGCGCTGGAGGCCGCGGGCTTCGCGCCGATGCACACCACGGACTTCTACAGCGCGCCGCTCTCGCACCTGACCCCGCAGGCCTGCGCGCCCGCCGGGCACCGCATCGCCCGGAAGCTGCCCATCGCGGCCTACCGTGAGCTGTTCAAGTCCAGTGAGGACGCCTGGGCGGGCCGCCTGACCTGGACGCCCGAGCAGTTCGACGGGCACTTCGCGCGGGACGACGTGCGGCTGGTGGCGCTGCTGCGCGGGGACCGGCCGGTGGGGTTCGCCGAACTGGAATTCTGCCCGGAGGACGCGCGCGCCGACGTGACCTATCTGGCCGTGCACCCCGCCGAGCGCGGGCAGGGCTACGGCCTGAAGCTGCTGGCCCTGGCCGCCGCCGAGGCCGACACCCACCCGGAAGTCCGCACGCTGCGGGTGCGCGCCCACGACCACATGAAGCCCGCCCGCGCCCTGTACGCCCGCGCGGGCTTCACGCACTGCCGCAGCATCGTGACGTACATGCGGGACGGCGACGAGGACGTGTAG